One genomic window of Borreliella garinii includes the following:
- the truB gene encoding tRNA pseudouridine(55) synthase TruB has product MENGFLLINKEQGKTSFETLFPIKRYFNTNHVGHAGTLDKFASGILIALVGKYTKLASYFISLDKEYVAEFRFGLETDTLDPNGIIVNKTDYIPSLEDIDLKLKDFVGEIYQSPPRFSSVHINGIRAYKLALNGKFFEIKKRRVNVYDIQRLSYDFSSSSLSLKITCSKGTYIRSIARDLAYSLNSCAYVSNLKRTKVGMFRLKDSTLCKNLSKASLISLESLSSFERVYIDSSKINLVKNGAYIEVQININEFKILKSREGEILAVIEGIGFNKYKYVIIF; this is encoded by the coding sequence TTGGAAAATGGATTCCTTTTAATTAACAAAGAACAAGGCAAAACTTCTTTTGAAACTCTTTTTCCTATAAAAAGATATTTTAATACAAATCATGTTGGGCATGCTGGCACACTTGATAAATTTGCAAGTGGAATTTTAATTGCTCTTGTAGGGAAATATACGAAGCTTGCAAGCTATTTTATTTCTTTGGATAAAGAGTATGTAGCAGAATTTAGATTTGGATTAGAAACGGATACTCTTGATCCAAATGGAATAATAGTTAATAAAACGGATTATATCCCTAGTTTAGAGGATATAGATTTAAAGCTTAAAGACTTTGTGGGTGAGATTTATCAAAGTCCCCCTAGATTTTCTTCTGTTCATATTAATGGTATCAGGGCTTATAAACTTGCTTTAAATGGAAAGTTTTTTGAAATTAAAAAACGAAGAGTAAATGTCTATGATATCCAAAGATTAAGCTACGACTTTAGTTCTTCTTCACTTAGTTTGAAAATTACTTGTTCAAAAGGTACTTATATTAGGAGTATTGCAAGAGATTTGGCTTATTCTTTAAATTCTTGCGCATATGTTAGTAATTTAAAAAGAACTAAAGTAGGTATGTTTAGATTAAAAGATTCTACATTGTGTAAAAATTTGAGTAAAGCCTCCTTGATTAGTTTAGAATCTTTAAGCAGCTTTGAAAGGGTTTATATTGATTCTAGTAAAATAAATCTTGTTAAAAATGGGGCTTACATTGAAGTTCAAATCAATATTAATGAATTTAAGATTTTAAAATCCAGAGAAGGTGAAATATTAGCGGTCATTGAAGGAATAGGTTTTAATAAATATAAATATGTTATTATATTTTAA
- the rbfA gene encoding 30S ribosome-binding factor RbfA — MYKSIKKFKLESFIAQEIGNLIVSRGIKDPRIHSFLTVVKVEFSKDLINAKVFMGSIKEGASLDNAVKALNNAKGFIQSQIIKRIKVRSTPKLLFVKDDSLSKSFYVNKIIEGLNTAREN; from the coding sequence ATGTATAAGAGTATAAAAAAGTTTAAACTCGAGAGTTTTATTGCTCAAGAAATTGGCAATTTAATAGTGAGTAGGGGAATTAAAGATCCCAGAATTCATTCATTTTTAACCGTGGTTAAAGTAGAATTTTCAAAAGATTTGATAAATGCTAAAGTGTTTATGGGTTCCATCAAGGAAGGTGCTTCTTTGGACAATGCAGTTAAAGCCTTAAATAATGCTAAGGGATTTATTCAAAGTCAAATTATTAAGCGAATTAAAGTTAGAAGTACTCCTAAATTATTATTTGTTAAGGATGATTCTCTCTCTAAATCATTTTATGTTAATAAAATAATTGAAGGATTAAATACTGCAAGAGAGAATTAA
- the infB gene encoding translation initiation factor IF-2 translates to MSENIDDIKNEDSKKIKIIKLKKKVVKIVTHNDLSGKNNSNSSINLDKHSNKVEYSQNRDNRTGGYSQNRDNRTGGYSQNRDNRTGGYSQNRDNRTGVYSQNRDNRTGGYSQNRDNRTGGYSQNRGNRTGGYSQNRDSSPSQYQVSTKKTYVSKNNSQNKYTTSSMSFRRVIKAKVPPIVSSASSVDSENSKELNRKLGEKKKQQQESQKSYKRKKAETESKTIEQKVFEQLQKKKRENLANPIPKSIDIMGSITVSDLARKMNLKSSDLIAKLMALGVMVTINEKIDSDTATILVEEYGSKVNVVSIYDETVIEEEVEDESKRIEKPPVITIMGHVDHGKTKLLSVLQNIDINQTESGGITQHIGAYTIVYNGREITFLDTPGHEAFTMMRSRGAQVTDIVVLVVSAIDGVMPQTIEAINHAKEANVPIIVAINKIDLPDSNPDKIKHQLSEYDLVPEDWGGDTIFVLISALKNIGISELLDMILLQSDMMLLKANPSKRAIGKVLDAKIDLGRGIVCSVIIEDGTLYIGDSFVGGACYGKVKALISDKGVSVKSVGPAKAISVLGFSSMPQAGDPFQVTKTEKEAKLISSKRQDLKKYESSKNVKKVTMLNLYDSIKEGALKELKIILKADVQGSVEALKNSLEKLTNDEVRVRVVHSSAGVITETDISFASASDAIVIGFHVRPTSKAQILADQEKVEIRKYNVIYDAISDVKSVLEGMLEPDVEQQFIGFAEVRAVINVPKVGVIAGCYVSRGLIKRDAITNVMRDGLQIHSGKISSLKRFKDDVKEVAEQYECGIMIDNYANIKEGDIIEAFEVKKIKKTFKA, encoded by the coding sequence TTGTCGGAAAATATTGATGATATTAAAAATGAAGATAGCAAAAAGATTAAGATTATTAAGCTGAAAAAGAAGGTAGTAAAGATCGTAACGCATAACGATTTAAGCGGTAAAAATAATTCAAATAGTTCTATTAATTTAGATAAGCATAGCAACAAAGTAGAATATTCACAAAACAGGGATAACAGAACTGGTGGGTATTCACAAAATAGAGATAACAGAACTGGTGGGTATTCACAAAACAGGGATAACAGAACTGGTGGGTATTCACAAAACAGGGATAACAGAACTGGTGTATATTCACAAAATAGAGATAACAGAACTGGCGGATATTCACAAAATAGAGATAACAGAACTGGTGGATATTCACAAAATAGAGGCAACAGAACTGGTGGGTATTCACAAAATAGAGACAGTTCACCCTCTCAATATCAAGTGTCGACGAAGAAAACATATGTTTCTAAAAATAACTCTCAAAATAAATATACTACTTCTTCCATGTCTTTTAGAAGAGTTATAAAAGCTAAAGTTCCCCCTATTGTTAGCAGCGCGTCGTCAGTAGATTCTGAGAATAGCAAAGAGTTAAATCGTAAGCTTGGTGAGAAGAAAAAACAACAGCAAGAAAGTCAAAAAAGCTATAAGAGAAAAAAAGCAGAAACTGAGAGCAAAACAATTGAACAAAAGGTTTTTGAACAACTTCAAAAAAAGAAAAGAGAAAATTTAGCCAACCCTATTCCAAAATCAATTGACATTATGGGTAGCATTACTGTTTCTGATCTTGCAAGAAAGATGAATTTAAAATCTTCTGATTTGATTGCCAAATTAATGGCTTTGGGCGTAATGGTGACTATTAATGAAAAGATAGATTCTGATACTGCAACCATTTTAGTTGAAGAATATGGTTCAAAAGTCAATGTTGTTTCTATTTATGATGAAACGGTTATAGAAGAAGAAGTTGAAGATGAGAGCAAAAGAATTGAAAAGCCTCCTGTTATCACAATAATGGGACATGTTGATCATGGTAAAACAAAGCTACTTTCTGTGCTTCAAAATATAGACATAAATCAAACAGAGTCTGGCGGTATTACTCAACATATTGGAGCTTATACTATTGTTTATAATGGTCGAGAAATAACATTTTTAGATACCCCTGGCCATGAAGCTTTTACTATGATGAGAAGTCGTGGGGCTCAAGTTACAGATATTGTTGTTCTTGTTGTGTCGGCAATTGATGGTGTTATGCCTCAAACCATTGAGGCTATTAATCATGCAAAAGAGGCAAATGTTCCGATTATTGTTGCTATAAATAAGATTGATTTACCAGATTCAAATCCTGATAAGATTAAGCATCAGCTTTCAGAATACGACTTGGTACCTGAGGATTGGGGAGGGGACACTATTTTTGTGTTGATTTCTGCTCTTAAAAATATAGGAATTTCTGAACTTCTTGATATGATTCTTTTGCAGTCCGATATGATGTTATTAAAGGCAAACCCATCTAAAAGAGCTATTGGGAAAGTACTTGATGCCAAGATTGATTTGGGGCGAGGAATAGTTTGTTCTGTTATTATTGAGGATGGAACCCTTTATATAGGAGATTCTTTTGTAGGTGGAGCGTGCTATGGTAAAGTTAAGGCATTAATTAGCGACAAGGGTGTTTCTGTTAAGAGTGTTGGCCCTGCTAAAGCTATTAGTGTTTTAGGATTTTCTTCAATGCCTCAAGCTGGGGATCCTTTTCAAGTAACTAAAACTGAAAAAGAAGCAAAATTGATCAGTTCAAAAAGACAGGATCTTAAAAAATATGAATCTTCTAAAAATGTAAAGAAAGTTACCATGTTAAATCTTTATGATTCAATCAAGGAAGGAGCACTTAAAGAGCTTAAAATAATTTTAAAAGCAGATGTTCAAGGCTCAGTTGAAGCCTTAAAAAATTCTCTTGAAAAATTAACAAACGATGAAGTTAGAGTAAGAGTTGTGCATTCATCAGCAGGTGTAATAACTGAAACAGATATTAGCTTTGCTTCAGCAAGCGATGCTATTGTTATTGGATTTCATGTAAGACCTACTTCAAAAGCCCAGATACTTGCAGATCAGGAAAAGGTTGAGATTAGAAAGTATAATGTTATTTATGATGCTATAAGTGATGTTAAGTCAGTTCTTGAGGGCATGCTTGAACCAGATGTTGAGCAACAATTTATTGGTTTTGCTGAAGTAAGGGCTGTAATCAATGTCCCTAAAGTTGGGGTAATAGCTGGTTGCTATGTTTCTCGGGGACTAATAAAACGAGATGCAATTACTAATGTGATGAGAGATGGTTTACAGATTCATTCTGGCAAAATTTCATCTTTAAAGCGATTTAAAGATGATGTTAAAGAAGTTGCTGAGCAATATGAGTGTGGTATTATGATTGATAACTATGCTAATATTAAGGAAGGAGATATAATTGAAGCATTTGAGGTAAAAAAGATAAAAAAAACTTTTAAAGCTTAG
- the nusA gene encoding transcription termination factor NusA — translation MIKGTGHMIVSIANDRSMSIESIRKTIKESVLIAYKKYFGSNENAFVKFDDNTGDLVVYAKKKIVEEVKDSLLEILEKDISKENIVEGDYAYIEINPKVFDRLSIQVAKQRTKNDLQGIEDNEILSEFKSKLNKVVIGYVQQNRNGDLYVNLGNTDGIIPKKYQSPREVYSLNDKIRVLVYNVKKGKNGIEVILSRTHPKFIEELLALEIPEIEEGIIKIHKIVRDPGYRIKVAVYSEKEEIDPVGPCIGQKGVRIQSIIKELEGEKIDIIPYSKDIKEFIKDSLTPAKIDHVYILDEDLHKALVVVSDDQLSLAIGKMGQNVRLANRLLDWAIDVKTSSQFAEMKANSEFKQETLEMFDKVMQDVVEEEQFEDISKISDLKLLDSSVISNLSKEGLDDINNFLQADEEVLFNLGVSYEKQEEINKILKEGMIIIANENDESMEKVEEDEELLCPECGVVINENMTSCPGCKIGLSFEFEEE, via the coding sequence ATGATAAAGGGCACGGGACATATGATTGTAAGTATTGCAAATGATCGCAGTATGAGTATAGAGTCTATTAGAAAAACAATTAAAGAATCAGTTTTGATAGCTTATAAAAAGTACTTTGGAAGCAATGAGAATGCTTTTGTTAAGTTTGATGATAATACGGGAGATTTAGTTGTTTATGCAAAAAAGAAAATTGTAGAAGAGGTGAAAGATTCTTTACTTGAAATATTAGAAAAAGATATCTCAAAGGAAAATATTGTAGAAGGTGATTATGCTTACATTGAAATTAATCCTAAGGTTTTTGATAGACTTTCTATTCAGGTTGCAAAACAAAGAACCAAAAATGATTTGCAAGGAATTGAGGATAATGAGATTTTATCAGAATTTAAAAGTAAGTTAAATAAGGTTGTTATTGGGTATGTTCAACAGAATAGAAATGGCGATCTTTATGTCAATCTTGGCAATACGGATGGCATAATTCCTAAGAAGTATCAGTCGCCAAGAGAGGTTTATAGCCTTAATGATAAGATTAGAGTTTTGGTTTATAATGTCAAAAAGGGTAAAAATGGTATTGAAGTTATCCTTTCTAGGACTCATCCAAAGTTTATTGAAGAGCTTTTGGCACTTGAAATTCCTGAAATTGAAGAAGGTATTATTAAGATTCATAAAATAGTTCGTGATCCGGGGTACAGAATTAAAGTCGCTGTTTATTCTGAAAAAGAAGAGATTGATCCTGTTGGTCCTTGTATAGGACAAAAAGGAGTCAGAATTCAATCTATAATTAAGGAGCTTGAAGGAGAAAAAATTGATATTATCCCTTACAGTAAAGACATTAAAGAATTTATAAAGGATTCTTTGACTCCTGCTAAGATAGATCATGTCTATATTCTTGACGAGGATTTACATAAGGCTTTAGTAGTTGTTAGCGATGATCAACTTTCCCTTGCTATAGGTAAAATGGGACAAAATGTCAGACTTGCCAATAGACTTCTTGACTGGGCTATTGATGTTAAAACTAGCAGTCAATTTGCAGAAATGAAAGCTAATTCGGAGTTTAAGCAAGAAACACTCGAAATGTTTGATAAAGTTATGCAAGATGTTGTTGAAGAGGAACAATTTGAGGATATCAGCAAAATAAGTGATCTTAAATTACTTGATTCTTCTGTGATTTCTAATTTATCAAAAGAGGGACTTGATGATATTAACAATTTTTTACAGGCAGATGAGGAAGTGCTTTTTAATCTTGGAGTAAGTTATGAAAAGCAAGAAGAAATTAACAAAATATTAAAAGAGGGAATGATAATAATTGCTAATGAAAATGATGAGTCTATGGAAAAGGTAGAAGAAGATGAAGAACTTCTTTGTCCTGAATGTGGCGTTGTTATTAATGAAAATATGACCTCCTGTCCGGGGTGTAAAATAGGGCTTAGCTTTGAGTTTGAGGAGGAGTAA
- the rimP gene encoding ribosome maturation factor RimP, which yields MIKCFDKNNEVYNLIKNLTERLNIEILEVNIFRNKNGGKIQIVLYSKNFSLGIDLLTDLHKIILLILEASLEYSFTLELSTPGIDRKIKSDREFQIFEGKKIKLMLDNEFEEGFILESKSKSFIFKTESKELNVFYSDVKKARLV from the coding sequence TTGATTAAATGTTTTGACAAAAATAATGAAGTTTATAATTTGATAAAAAATTTAACAGAACGTTTAAATATTGAAATATTAGAAGTTAATATTTTTAGAAATAAAAATGGTGGAAAAATTCAAATAGTTCTTTATAGTAAAAATTTTTCTTTAGGTATTGATTTGCTGACTGATTTACATAAGATAATTTTATTAATTTTGGAAGCAAGTCTTGAATATAGTTTTACTTTGGAACTTTCTACACCCGGAATAGACAGAAAAATAAAAAGTGATAGAGAGTTCCAAATTTTTGAAGGTAAAAAGATTAAGTTAATGCTAGACAATGAATTTGAAGAGGGTTTTATATTAGAATCTAAATCAAAAAGCTTTATTTTTAAAACAGAAAGCAAAGAATTAAATGTTTTTTATAGCGATGTTAAGAAGGCTAGATTAGTTTAA
- a CDS encoding amidophosphoribosyltransferase, which translates to MSYLNVLKSIFLPFCVFCRKRYVSSNALCDQCKSLFNFKIKCGENLIYFFEYKEHYKSLILSYKRDGQKAIGRFLANGIAKCLSNIDFDQIVTVPCSFKRKLFYGFDHMEYIGILLNRLGFNYVNIFSRKYGKSQKLMRGTLRFRNLENKIKLRSKYKNFEFKKIVLLDDIVTTGTSMCICEDFIIQFGAHKVIRLSLAKSYDLV; encoded by the coding sequence ATGAGCTATTTAAATGTTCTAAAGAGTATATTTTTGCCTTTTTGTGTTTTTTGTAGGAAAAGATATGTATCTTCTAATGCTCTTTGCGACCAATGTAAGTCACTTTTTAATTTTAAAATTAAATGTGGTGAGAATTTAATTTATTTTTTTGAATATAAAGAGCATTATAAATCTCTAATTTTGTCTTATAAGAGAGATGGGCAAAAAGCAATTGGTAGATTTTTAGCAAATGGAATTGCTAAATGTTTAAGCAATATTGATTTTGATCAAATAGTAACTGTTCCTTGTAGCTTTAAAAGAAAATTATTTTATGGTTTTGATCACATGGAATATATTGGTATTTTATTAAACCGCTTAGGTTTTAATTATGTAAATATTTTTTCAAGAAAATATGGGAAAAGTCAGAAGTTAATGAGAGGGACCCTCAGATTTAGAAATCTTGAAAATAAAATTAAATTAAGATCAAAGTATAAAAATTTTGAATTTAAAAAGATTGTTTTGCTTGATGATATTGTTACTACAGGAACATCTATGTGTATTTGTGAAGACTTTATTATACAATTTGGAGCTCATAAAGTTATAAGGCTTTCTTTGGCTAAATCTTATGATTTGGTTTAA
- the mutS gene encoding DNA mismatch repair protein MutS, with protein MEKNITPMMRQYLDIKKKYKDAIIFFRVGSFYEMFFDDAIEASKLLNLTLTKRENVPMCGVPCHTSKEYIRKLILFDKKVAICEQVSNPTSTGPLEREVVEVITPGVIVDEDFLNDDVNNYLVAISDYKNYYSFSYIDLSTSSLGIMFYENSFFEKLKRDLEKYSPKEIIVSENFYYQYLEKLNLSRFLINRVPAWHLDKDVAIKTIKEHFNILGLSSLGFDEDKPYYISIFLIINHIKNNLKNLLSNIDKIDINNDSSYMFLDDVTQVNLELVKNNNDFSSQYSLYSVLNDCKTAMGKRLLREFILNPILNISDINTRLDHVEFFYKNISLTMTLREAFINIWDIERIISRIQMKRYIKKDFLFIEKALSVFFLVKKLFDKHNFDYWNFDKFEEDSLSKVCFLINSAISSSSDELIKRGYNLKLDNLKDLKINANKYIDEYLESERLLSKINNLKIRKTNNRGLFFEVTKSNYSQVPSYFMESQTLNSAKRYKTEKLISLEVDINNAEDSVVAFEQEIFDEIAANVVKHNKVLKKVSEFLAYIDLVANFGYLAKKNEYKRPVLTSDKEIFLEKSRHPVVEHYVKNVEIFTENFVRINKERYFCLITGPNMAGKSTYLRQVALITLMAHIGSFVPASKALIGITDKIFCRIGASDNLAKGESTFLVEMNETANILRNATEKSLIIMDEVGRGTSTNDGLAIAYSIIEYILEYIRARSLFATHFHELSAINHKAFINLSMKIEKQGNDLVFLREIEEKPSLNSYGIYVARIAGLPLKVIDRANSILESLLSRKGSSFLEFLPYISSDSHDKEALKNDTDVNIKLNEYLELKNFISNIDINNITPFQSIELLNQIVLKVISQSS; from the coding sequence ATGGAAAAAAATATTACCCCAATGATGAGGCAGTACTTAGATATAAAAAAAAAATATAAAGACGCTATCATTTTTTTCAGAGTAGGAAGTTTTTATGAAATGTTTTTTGACGATGCAATTGAGGCAAGTAAGCTTCTTAATTTAACATTGACAAAAAGAGAAAATGTTCCAATGTGTGGAGTGCCTTGCCATACTAGTAAGGAATATATAAGAAAATTAATTTTATTTGATAAAAAAGTTGCAATTTGTGAGCAAGTGTCTAATCCTACTTCTACGGGGCCTTTAGAAAGAGAAGTTGTTGAGGTAATAACCCCAGGTGTCATTGTTGATGAAGATTTTTTAAATGATGATGTTAATAACTATTTAGTTGCTATTAGTGATTATAAAAATTATTATTCGTTTTCTTATATAGATTTATCTACTTCTAGTCTTGGAATAATGTTTTATGAGAATAGCTTTTTTGAAAAACTTAAAAGGGATCTTGAGAAATACTCTCCTAAAGAGATAATAGTTTCTGAAAACTTTTATTATCAATACTTAGAGAAGCTTAATCTTAGTCGGTTTTTAATTAACAGGGTTCCTGCTTGGCATCTTGATAAGGATGTTGCAATAAAAACAATAAAGGAGCATTTTAACATACTTGGATTAAGTTCTCTTGGATTTGATGAGGATAAACCTTACTACATTTCAATTTTTCTAATCATAAATCATATAAAAAATAATTTAAAAAATTTATTAAGCAATATTGATAAAATAGATATTAATAATGATTCTTCTTATATGTTCCTTGATGACGTAACTCAAGTGAATCTTGAACTTGTAAAAAATAATAATGACTTTTCTTCTCAATATTCATTATATTCTGTTTTAAATGATTGCAAAACTGCAATGGGAAAGAGACTTTTGCGAGAATTTATTTTAAATCCAATTTTAAATATTTCTGATATTAATACTAGATTAGATCATGTTGAATTTTTTTACAAAAATATTAGCTTAACTATGACTTTAAGAGAAGCTTTTATTAATATATGGGATATTGAGAGAATAATATCTAGGATTCAGATGAAAAGATATATTAAAAAAGATTTTTTATTTATTGAAAAAGCCCTTTCTGTATTTTTTTTGGTAAAAAAGTTATTTGACAAGCATAATTTTGATTATTGGAATTTTGATAAGTTTGAAGAGGATAGTCTTTCTAAAGTTTGTTTTTTGATAAATAGTGCAATTTCAAGTTCATCTGATGAGCTTATTAAAAGAGGTTATAATTTAAAGCTTGATAATTTAAAAGATTTAAAGATTAATGCAAATAAATATATTGATGAATATCTTGAATCAGAGAGACTTCTTAGCAAAATCAATAATCTAAAGATTAGAAAAACTAATAATAGGGGATTGTTTTTTGAGGTTACAAAGAGTAATTATTCTCAAGTGCCATCGTATTTTATGGAAAGTCAAACCTTAAATTCTGCAAAAAGATATAAAACAGAAAAACTTATTTCTCTTGAAGTGGATATTAATAATGCTGAAGACAGTGTGGTTGCTTTTGAGCAGGAAATTTTTGATGAAATAGCAGCAAATGTTGTTAAGCACAATAAAGTTCTTAAGAAGGTTTCAGAATTTTTAGCATATATTGATTTAGTTGCTAATTTTGGTTATTTGGCAAAAAAAAATGAATATAAAAGACCCGTGTTGACAAGTGATAAAGAAATTTTTCTTGAGAAGTCTCGACATCCTGTTGTTGAACATTATGTGAAAAACGTCGAAATCTTTACTGAAAATTTTGTAAGGATTAATAAGGAAAGGTATTTTTGCTTAATTACTGGTCCTAATATGGCAGGCAAATCAACTTATTTGCGTCAAGTGGCTTTAATTACTCTGATGGCACATATAGGTTCTTTTGTCCCAGCTTCTAAGGCTTTAATAGGAATTACAGATAAAATTTTTTGCAGAATTGGAGCAAGTGATAATCTTGCTAAAGGGGAATCCACTTTTTTGGTTGAAATGAACGAAACAGCTAATATTTTGAGAAATGCAACGGAAAAGAGTTTAATAATTATGGATGAAGTTGGAAGAGGTACTAGTACAAATGATGGGCTTGCCATTGCTTATTCTATTATAGAATATATTTTAGAGTATATTAGAGCTAGAAGTTTGTTTGCCACACATTTTCATGAACTGTCGGCTATTAATCATAAAGCTTTTATTAATCTTTCAATGAAAATTGAAAAGCAAGGCAATGATCTTGTTTTCTTAAGAGAAATTGAAGAAAAACCATCTCTTAATTCTTATGGGATTTATGTTGCTCGAATAGCAGGACTTCCTTTAAAAGTAATAGATAGAGCTAATTCTATTCTAGAAAGTTTGTTAAGTCGAAAGGGTAGTTCTTTTTTAGAATTTCTTCCTTATATTTCTTCTGATAGTCATGATAAAGAGGCCTTGAAAAATGATACTGATGTTAATATTAAATTAAATGAGTATTTAGAGTTAAAAAATTTTATTTCTAATATAGATATTAATAATATTACTCCTTTTCAATCAATTGAACTATTAAATCAAATTGTTTTAAAAGTTATTTCTCAGTCCAGTTAG
- a CDS encoding OmpH family outer membrane protein, with protein sequence MFFLILPLFFLLSFNVFSIDVIKIGIVDFDRIVIEVLNPQLKANLDQIKNRYQEQINTLNLELKNLRQMYDKSIADNDLDNARSFGNQYNLKVDELKRLSSLAKNNLEQQRLANINSLNNNSESLSKILHGIQYVAEINGFSLIMKKNNPYILYHNSTVDITDSVVKYLLEKDNKNP encoded by the coding sequence GTGTTTTTTTTGATTTTACCATTGTTTTTTTTATTATCTTTTAATGTTTTTTCGATAGATGTTATTAAAATAGGCATTGTTGATTTTGATAGAATTGTGATTGAAGTTTTAAATCCTCAATTGAAGGCTAATCTTGATCAAATAAAAAATCGCTATCAAGAACAAATAAATACATTAAATTTAGAGCTTAAGAATTTGAGACAGATGTATGATAAATCGATTGCTGATAATGATTTAGACAATGCAAGATCTTTTGGAAACCAGTATAATTTGAAAGTTGATGAGCTAAAGAGATTGTCTAGTTTAGCAAAGAATAATTTAGAACAGCAAAGATTGGCTAATATTAATAGTTTAAACAATAATAGTGAATCTTTAAGTAAAATACTTCATGGTATTCAATATGTTGCAGAGATTAATGGATTTTCTTTGATTATGAAAAAAAATAATCCATATATTCTTTACCATAACAGCACGGTTGATATAACCGATAGTGTTGTTAAGTATCTTTTGGAAAAGGATAATAAAAATCCTTAA